From the Prochlorococcus marinus CUG1416 genome, the window TATAAAGTGTATTTTTCTTTGAAATTATTTCTTTAAATGCAGAAGGACAGGTAGTAATTCTGCCATCAAATTCGGGAATGATTATTTGCATTAATAAATCAGATGAATTCATTCCAATTGATGAATTTAACCAATTTTTTCTTGATATATTAGAAGAAAGAAGCTGTAAAATAGGGATTTTAAGAGAAGTAAAAATATTTGTTGAATTTTCAATTAAATCATTATTTTTGATTTGAGATGAAGAAAAGGAAGTTGTGGTAATTATTATTTTAATATCTTCTTTTTTAAAAATTTCTATTAATTTCTTTTGAATAATATGATCTTTTAGAGTTGATATAAAAAATGTTTTAGGGGATAGTCCGCATTTTCTTAACTGCAAGTTAAGTTTTTCGTTTACTTCAATTTCATTAGCCAAAAAAAGCGATTTATAGGATATTATTCCTATCTTTTCACCTTTTTCAATTTTCCAATCATATAAATAAGGATCTGCATAATAAGAAATCTTCAAAAACTCATCAGGAATTAATGTTTCATCTATCTTTAGATAATTTAAACAATTGAGAAATTTCCTATAATTATCCAGTCCTCCAGATCTTAGTAATTTAGAAATATTTAATGCTACATCTTTATCTATACTACTTGTTTCAGATAAGGAGACTTCCTGGTCAAGGGTACCTGATAGGATTACTAGCTTCCTTTTTTTATCAAATGCTTGCCAATTTAAAAGTTGTTCAATTCCATAGTTCCATGTACCTTTATCTCCAAATAACCTTAGTACGACAACTTTTGCATAATTAATTGTTTTTAGTAGATAATTATCTACTTGAGCTGAGGAATTTAAATTAGAAATTTCTAAAGCTCTAATATTATTTTTTAATGAAGTAAATTCTTTTTCTAACAATAAGTTTGATAAGAGATTTAAATCAGCTTTGACACTTGTTATAAAAATAAAATCTGCAACTGGTTGCTCTATTAAATCATCCTTATTCTTTTCATTTCCTGCTATATTTAATATCCTGTGCATTTTTATATATAAATAAGGTTTAGAATAAGTAAGTAGGATAAAACAAGTTTACCTTAATTAAATAAATTGAATATGCATGAATTTCTTCCATATGCCTGGTTCGAAGGTAAATGTATTCCATTTAAAGAAGCAAAAATATCAATAGCTACTCATGCACTACATTATGGTACTGCTGCATTTGGAGGAATGAGAGCTATACCTAACCCAACAAATAAAGAAGAATTCCTTTTATTTAGAACTGATAAACACATAAAAAGATTATCTCAAAGTGCAAAATTACTCTTAACTGATATTTCTGAAGAATATATTTTTAAAGCCTTAGAGGAAGTTATAAAAAGAAACAAGCCAGAAAAACCTATTTATATAAGACCATTTGTATATACAAGTGATTTAGGTATAGCTCCAAGGTTACACAATATTGAAACAGATTTCTTTATTTATTGTATTGAACTAGGAGATTATTTATCCCCAGATGGTGTTTCTTGTAGAATGAGTAGTTGGACTAGACAAGAAGATAGATCTCTCCCATTGAGAGGAAAAATAAGTGGAGCTTATATTACTAGTTCATTAGCTAAAACGGAAGCTAGTTTATCGGGTTTTGACGAAGCCTTGCTATTAAATTCAAGTGGTAAGGTAAGCGAAGCTAGTGGTATGAATTTATTTGTTGTAAGAAATGGAGACTTAATCACTCCAGGTGTTGATCAAGATATCCTTGAGGGGATTACTAGAGCTAGTGTAATTGAATTAGCAAAATCATTTGGAATAAATGTAATTGAAAGACCAGTTGATAAAACAGAATTATTAATAGCAGATGAAGTTTTTCTAACTGGTACAGCAGCAAAAATTACACCAGTTAAAAAAATTGAATCAACTGAATTAAATGTTAAAAGACCAATAATGAATAAGTTAAAAAATAAGCTTATTGAAATAACAGAGGGTCGTTCTCAAGACTATGATAATTGGGTAACAAGAATTTCAATATAAAAATCGATTTTTAATCAAAATGGAATCTTTCAGAACCTATCTAAATAGAGACGAAAAACCATTAATTATTTTTGACGGGGGTACTGGAACATCTTTTCAGAACTTAAATCTTACTGCAGATGACTTTGGAGGAAAGGAATTAGAGGGATGTAATGAAAACCTTGTTTTGTCATCACCAAAGGTAGTTGAAAAGGTTCATAATTCATTCTTAGAAGCAGGTTGTCATGTTATAGAAACTAATACTTTTGGAGCCTCATCAATAGTTCTTGAAGAATATGATATTGCGGACAAGGCTTATGAGATAAATAAAAATGCAGCTTTAATAGCTAAAAAAAGTACTGCCAAATATTCATCAATTGATAAACCAAGATTTGTTGCTGGTTCAATTGGACCAACAACTAAATTACCTACATTAGGACATATAGATTTTGATGAATTAAAGCAATCATATAAAGAACAAATATATGGTCTTTTAGATGGAGGAGTTGATCTTCTTTTAATAGAAACTTGCCAGGATGTTTTGCAAATAAAATCTGCCTTATTAGCCTCAAAAGAAATACTTGAAAGTAAAAATGTTGATATACCTATAATGGTCTCTATAACAATGGAAACAACAGGCACTATGCTTGTTGGATCTGATATAGCATCAGCATTAACAATATTAGAGCCATTTAATATAGATATCCTTGGACTTAATTGTGCAACTGGTCCAGAACAAATGAAGGATCATATTAAATATTTATCTGAAAATTCACCCTTCGCTATAAGTTGTATTCCCAATGCAGGCCTTCCTGAAAATATTGGTGGTGTTGCTCACTATAAATTAACGCCAATAGAATTAAAAATGCAGTTAATGAATTTTATATATGACTTTAATGTTCAATTGATTGGTGGATGTTGTGGGACGACACCAGACCATATTAAATATCTTTCTTCAATTATCGATGAAATTATAGATGTCGAACGGACTAACAAAAATGGTAAGAATTTTTCTAGCAGTTATATTCCTTCTGCGGCTTCAATATATAATTCGGTGCCATATAAACAAGATAATTCAATTTTAATTGTAGGAGAAAGATTAAATGCGAGTGGATCTAGAAAGGTAAGGGAGTTGTTAAATAACGACGATTGGGATGGTTTAGTTTCAATTGCTAAGCAACAACAAAAAGAAAATGCCCACGTTCTCGATGTAAATGTTGATTATGTGGGAAGAGACGGAGTTAAAGATATGAAAGAAATAACTTCAAGACTAGTGACTAATATAAATTTGCCATTAATGATTGATTCGACAGATGCTGACAAAATGGAAAGTGGATTAAAATCAGCTGGGGGTAAATGTATTATAAATTCCACCAATTACGAAGATGGAGATGAAAGGTTTGATCAAGTTCTTAATTTAGCCTTAGCTTATGGCTCAGGACTTGTTATTGGAACTATTGATGAAGATGGAATGGCAAGGAATTCAGAAAAAAAATATAACATTGTTAAAAGAGCTATTAATAGATCCAGGGAATCTGGTTTATCAGATTATGAGCTCTTTTTTGATCCACTAGCTCTTCCAATTTCTACTGGGATAGAGGAGGATAGATTAAACGCTAAAGAGACAATTAGCGCTATCTCTAAAATTCGTGATCATTTCCCTGAAATTCATATTATATTGGGTGTTTCAAACATAAGTTTTGGTCTTTCACCATTATCTAGAATTAATTTAAATTCAATATTCTTAGATGAATGCATTAAAGCAGGATTGGATTCTGCTATCATCGCTCCAAATAAAATATTGCCATTATCAAAAATTTCTGATGAAACTAAAAAGCTTTGCTTAGATTTGATCTATGACAAAAGAGAATTTGAAGATGATATTTGTACCTATGATCCATTAGTAGAATTAACAAAGGCTTTTCAAGATTTATCTATTCAGGATTTCAAAAAAGCATCTTCAGAAAATAAAAACTTAACTCTTGAAGAAAGTTTAAAAAATCATATTATTGATGGAGAAAAAATTGGTTTAGAAGATCAATTAAATAAAGCTTTAAAAAAATATAAACCTCTAGAAATAATTAATACATTTTTACTAGATGGGATGAAAGTTGTAGGAGATTTATTTGGTTCAGGTCAAATGCAATTGCCATTTGTACTGC encodes:
- a CDS encoding branched-chain amino acid transaminase; its protein translation is MHEFLPYAWFEGKCIPFKEAKISIATHALHYGTAAFGGMRAIPNPTNKEEFLLFRTDKHIKRLSQSAKLLLTDISEEYIFKALEEVIKRNKPEKPIYIRPFVYTSDLGIAPRLHNIETDFFIYCIELGDYLSPDGVSCRMSSWTRQEDRSLPLRGKISGAYITSSLAKTEASLSGFDEALLLNSSGKVSEASGMNLFVVRNGDLITPGVDQDILEGITRASVIELAKSFGINVIERPVDKTELLIADEVFLTGTAAKITPVKKIESTELNVKRPIMNKLKNKLIEITEGRSQDYDNWVTRISI
- the metH gene encoding methionine synthase, whose product is MESFRTYLNRDEKPLIIFDGGTGTSFQNLNLTADDFGGKELEGCNENLVLSSPKVVEKVHNSFLEAGCHVIETNTFGASSIVLEEYDIADKAYEINKNAALIAKKSTAKYSSIDKPRFVAGSIGPTTKLPTLGHIDFDELKQSYKEQIYGLLDGGVDLLLIETCQDVLQIKSALLASKEILESKNVDIPIMVSITMETTGTMLVGSDIASALTILEPFNIDILGLNCATGPEQMKDHIKYLSENSPFAISCIPNAGLPENIGGVAHYKLTPIELKMQLMNFIYDFNVQLIGGCCGTTPDHIKYLSSIIDEIIDVERTNKNGKNFSSSYIPSAASIYNSVPYKQDNSILIVGERLNASGSRKVRELLNNDDWDGLVSIAKQQQKENAHVLDVNVDYVGRDGVKDMKEITSRLVTNINLPLMIDSTDADKMESGLKSAGGKCIINSTNYEDGDERFDQVLNLALAYGSGLVIGTIDEDGMARNSEKKYNIVKRAINRSRESGLSDYELFFDPLALPISTGIEEDRLNAKETISAISKIRDHFPEIHIILGVSNISFGLSPLSRINLNSIFLDECIKAGLDSAIIAPNKILPLSKISDETKKLCLDLIYDKREFEDDICTYDPLVELTKAFQDLSIQDFKKASSENKNLTLEESLKNHIIDGEKIGLEDQLNKALKKYKPLEIINTFLLDGMKVVGDLFGSGQMQLPFVLQSAETMKFAVSILEPYMETVDEKISNGKLLIATVKGDVHDIGKNLVDIILTNNGFDVINLGIKQDVSAIIDAQKKHNADCIAMSGLLVKSTAFMKDNLEAFNNEDISVPVILGGAALTPKFVNEDCSKIYKGKILYGKDAFTDLKFMNEYMDNKKKGNWSNTEGFINNEGINISLASSKTNSEEVNNSISINTETSTFNLKENFIRSKFINEEEPINPPFLGTKVLYEVDIDLNKLIFYLDKKALFSGQWQIKKGKNQSVDEYNNYLDSYAKPLLDKWLETIVEKKLISPKAVYGYFRCGRKDNSIFLFDDKSLNKISQFNFPRQKSGNNLCIADFYCDLKNDKPIDIFPMQAVTMGDIASEYSQKLFKEDKYSDYLLFHGLTVQLAEALAEYVHALIRIECGFRTEEPDKNREILAQKYRGARYSFGYPACPKVSDSNIQLSLLDAKRINLTMDESEQLHPEQSTTAIISLHSKAKYFSA